The DNA sequence aaggaagcacGAGGCTATTTTCAGATATGTTCAGATATTTCAATAAATAAGGTAGGCTATGTTTATTCACAGGAGCGCTGATTTCACATAGTTGATTAGACCTATGCTTTCTCATTTTGTGTTTATCTGCTGCCTTTTTATCAGGTGCTCATTAATGAGTGAAGAATCAAAAGACTGGGACAGTGGCCAAGAAGCAATGGAGAATAAAAGTTCGGAAGTTTCCCCATCAGACCTAAAGTTAGTGGCCCACCCAAGAGCAAAAAGTAAAGTTTGGAAGTACTTTGGCTTTGATACCAATGCAGAAGGATGTATATTACAGTGGAAGAAAATCTACTGTCGTATTTGTATGGCACAGATTGCCTACTCGGGAAATACATCCAACTTGTCTTACCATCTTGAAAAAAATCATCCGGATGAGTTCTGTGAATTTGTGAAAAGCAACACCGAGCAGatgagagaggcctttgcaaCTGCTTTCTCAAAACTAAAGCCAGAATCATCTCAGCAAGTTGCTCAGGATAACTTAATTATGAAGACATGCCACAGTTATGAGAATAAAAAGCATCAGGAGCTAACATCAGGGGTGGTTAGTTTAATATGTGAAGGGTTGTATCCCCCTTCTATTGTTGACGAGCCCACCTTCAAGAATCTCTTAAGAATAGCTGACCCCCGATATGAACTTCCATGCAGAAAGTTTTTCTGCACAAAAGCAATTCCTGAGAAATACAGTGCTGTTAAAGACATTGTGTTAAAAGAACTGACTGATATCCTGTGGTGTGGCATATCTCTGGATATGTGGAGAAGTGAAAACCAGAATAGATCCTATGTGACACTAACAGTACACTTTCTCAGTTGTGGCTCTGCCAGCTGTCTGGCTGTTAATTCCCGTTGTTTAAAAACATTTGAAGTGCCGGAGGAAAATACTGGAGAAACCATTACTCGAGTCCTTTATGAAGTTTTCATTGAATGGGGAATCAATACAAAGGTTTTTGGTGCAACAACAGACTATGGGAAAGATATAGTGAAAGCTTGCTCACTTTTGGACATTCCAGTTCAGATGCCTTGCTTGGGACAGACTTTTAATAAGGGCATACAGCAAGCTTTTCAGCTTCCCAAGTTGTCTGGTGTCTTGTGCAGATGTCGGAAACTTGTGGAATATTTCCAGCAGTCTGCAGTAGCCATGTATATGTTAGGTGAGAAACAGAAGCAACATAACACTGCACATTGCATGCTTGTAAGTGACCGTGTTTCCTGGTGGGGAAGCACACTTGCCATGCTGGAACGACTTAAAGAGCAACAGTTTGTAATTGCTGCAGTTCTTGTGGAGGACAGCAATAATCACCATCTGATGTTGGAAACCAGTGAGTGGAATACAGTCGAAGGCCTGGTGGACTTGCTCCTACCATTCAAGCAGGTTACTGAAATGATGTCTTCTTCCAAGTACCCAACAATAAGTATGGTGAAACCTCTCCTTCACATGTTGCTAAATACAACATTAAACATCAAGGAAAATGACCTGAAAGAAATCAGTATGGCAAAGGAAGTAATAGCCAAAGAATTATCTACCATATACCAGCATACACCTGAGATAGACATGTTTCTTAATGTTGCAACTTTCTTGGACCCAAGGTACAAGAAACTGCCCTTTCTTTCAGCATTTGAGAGGCAGCAAGTTGAAAACAGAGTGGTGGAAGAAGCAAAAGGTCTTCTGGAGAAAGTAAAAGAGAACACAGTGAAAACCGAAGAGCAGTTTTTTACAGTGACTGAAGAACCCCCAGTGAAAAAAATTGTAATTGGCGTCACTCCCCCTCCTACCAGCACCATTAATAACATGCTTGCAGAAATCTTTTGCCAGACAGGCGGTGTTGAAGACCAAGAGGAATGGCATGCTCAAGTTATTGAGGAATTGAGCAATTTCAAGTCACAGAAAGTTCTTGGGTTAAATGAAGATCCACTCAAGTGGTGGTCTGATAGACATGCTTTATTTCCTGTTTTGCCAAAGGTTCTTCAGAAATACTGGTGCATTGTGGCCACGAGAGTGTTCCCTGAGCGTCTTTTTTGTTCTTCTGCTAATGTTGTCAGGGCAAAGAGAAaccggttagccccagctcatgTAGACGAGCAAATCTTTTTGTATGAGAATACTCGAAGTGTGTCAGAAGCTGAGCCTGAGGAAGAGGATGAGGGGGAATGGGGCTTGGAACAGGACCATATTATTAATTTAAGTGACACAGCAAATGTAAACAGCGCTTTcgttaatatgagagacagtgGCTTCATATAGATAGAATACTTAATGGTCCTCCTGAAAAGATGCTTGTTTTAAATTACTCAAACCACCCAAGTTGTTAtgataaaaatgctgtaaatactgAACGGTTGGAACAtagctttgtttgtttgtgtgtattgTGAGTTCATGTGAGTGTGGCTGTTGACCTCAGGAGTGTGATATTTTACTCCAAAATGCAGAAACAGACATAACGATGGCAAGAACACAGATTCAGGCATGCATTAAAACGTGAGCTGTCTTCATTGACTTAGGAACAGGATGCATTAATAAAATAGCAACTTTTAAAACAATTGCTCAGTTTTAATTTTGCTATAGGGAGATTGCATGACTAAACATCCTGAATGGGCAAACTGATGATCTTAATCATTTGGAAAGCCTATTTGGTACAGggtttcaaaatatttaaatatttaaagctTTCGAAAGGACAGATCATCAAGCATTATTATATAAAGGGCCTAGTTTAATTACTTGCTTCATGTGTTATTTTCCTTATCAGATCAATTTCTTAATAACAGCATGTGCCTTGTAATATGTCAGTGGCAATGTTGGtagcttttatttcttttctgcccAGCCCTGTTGGATGTAATACAGTCCCAGTGAACATACTTGAATATGCTTTCTCCCTACAGCACTCTGGTCAGAGCAGGTCATGCAAAGCAACTGTGATACATGCCTGCAAATAATTACTTAAGCAGAGTTGTGCTGCTAGTTGCCACAGTACAGGATTGCAAATCATGATTTGGTGCATATGATACAGAGAGGCTACTCAGGCATTTTAAGAAGATTCAGTAATATGTTCTCCAGTGCTCAGTTTTAGGATTGGATGACCATTTTATTCTTCATCTTACTTTTTAGCCAAAAGTGATTTACTATTCCCAAAATAGGATTTGTCACAAGTAAATATAAAACTTGTTATGCTAAGTCTGGCGGATTTCAGTGGGCTTAAGCATTCATATCTTTTTGTTAGACTTCAACTATAATGTCTTTTGACTGCAATTCTTTTCCCTCTTAATAGGCAGTGGGAGATTTGGTTTTTctctggtttgagtgttggacaaggactatggaggccagggtttgaatctctgctcaactATGGAAACCAGCTGGATAACCATGGGCAAGCCACAGACACCCATCTCCCCACAGAAGATATACTGCCAACAAAACACTATGATAGATTCACCTTCGGGTTGCTACAGATtgggaacaacttgaaggcacagaaaagCAACAGGCAATGGATAATAGACTTTCATATTTTTAACCAAATGGTATGCTAGGAatgaagccattttttttttaaaaaaaaagatagctAAGGGGAATTGATGGTAGTCTGACAGCCACCTCTCAgagtttggaaatattttttgtttctgtCTTTTCTGACTTCACAGATGCACAACTAATGTACAGCTATTCCTGCTGAAACTTTGGatattttcggggggggggggggggacttgaccTTTATGTTAATTTCTTATATTTCGAAATACAGTACTGTCCTTATTTATATGTAATGTCATATCACAGTTTTATCGTCAGAATGATCCAGAAGGGGCCAACGTCCAGATATTCTTTCTGTTTCTTCCACCACTGAATGGAAGTACTAAAGGTTCCTCTTTTTATTaagtaatattttcttttaaatgtcTAAATTGAGGGAACTTGTGTCCAGATTTGAACAAAACAGGATCAGGTCTGATTTCCTATTCTTTTTTCCCCAAGCAAAATTAGAAGGAACTACAGTTCTCAGAGTCATATGGTGGCTTAGTTAAAAGTGAAAATGGAAATTTTCTATTTTATTAGCTCATTTGTAGAGGAAGAATGACATGAGACTGAGGTTATCTTTGGCAGATTCACAGGCATGGTTTAACATTGTGCCAGAGTTGAGCTAGTGGCTACTTGCAGTTAATGAGACAGACATTCCTTTGTAtctctattattatgattaaaaaTCAGGCAAAACATTTAGGCTTATTTGGAAGAAGCTGGTATGTCTGCAATGTGGGTAGATGTTTGTGATACTCATTTTATATTTGTTCATGTTTGTACGTTTGTATGTTTACCTAACAGGTTTAGACTGATTTGGATCAGATGATGTGTGCTGATTTGATTTCACAATATTATCTAGAGATGGTCTTTTGGAAGGCATATAGTGATAATGTTATGTGACGTGTGGTGTAGCCAAGAGTAGGCAAAGCACACTTTTCAAGCTGTTTTGCTGCCATCAACTCATTGAGCGCCCCCATTTCTGCCCTCACTAAGAGAGAATTTCATCTCCAAGAaacctctaaggccccttctacactgccatataaaatccagattatctgctttgaactggattatatggcagtgtagactcatataatgcagttcaatatagATAAtgaggattatttgctttgacaatctggattacatgacagtatagaaggggcctaaattgtATAGTACAATTCTCATATCTGCAGGTAGATACATTCCAAAACCCCTAGTGAATACTTGAAATGTCATGGATAGTagtgaatcctatattttgactatacatgGGCTGAAGCATACTTCACAATTATAGCGGAAGACACAGAGAGGCCCACAAATGCTTATGGGTAgaatatagttttttttttggagtttgGTTAAATGAGACACATGTTCCTATTGTTAATTGTTTACTCTGTATTGACAAGATTCTCAAGACCAATTATTAGAGAGTTTCCCAAAGCCTTCTGGTTGCCAAAGAGAAGATGGCTAATTTAGGTAGAAAGGAGAATAGAGGAACTGTGATAAATAGTTAATGTGCACATAGATGTATTCATGTgtaaattaatgtatatatatagattggagacATCCACATTGGATGCCTGCCTCAGTttca is a window from the Anolis carolinensis isolate JA03-04 chromosome 3, rAnoCar3.1.pri, whole genome shotgun sequence genome containing:
- the zbed1 gene encoding E3 SUMO-protein ligase ZBED1 isoform X2 is translated as MSEESKDWDSGQEAMENKSSEVSPSDLKLVAHPRAKSKVWKYFGFDTNAEGCILQWKKIYCRICMAQIAYSGNTSNLSYHLEKNHPDEFCEFVKSNTEQMREAFATAFSKLKPESSQQVAQDNLIMKTCHSYENKKHQELTSGVVSLICEGLYPPSIVDEPTFKNLLRIADPRYELPCRKFFCTKAIPEKYSAVKDIVLKELTDILWCGISLDMWRSENQNRSYVTLTVHFLSCGSASCLAVNSRCLKTFEVPEENTGETITRVLYEVFIEWGINTKVFGATTDYGKDIVKACSLLDIPVQMPCLGQTFNKGIQQAFQLPKLSGVLCRCRKLVEYFQQSAVAMYMLGEKQKQHNTAHCMLVSDRVSWWGSTLAMLERLKEQQFVIAAVLVEDSNNHHLMLETSEWNTVEGLVDLLLPFKQVTEMMSSSKYPTISMVKPLLHMLLNTTLNIKENDLKEISMAKEVIAKELSTIYQHTPEIDMFLNVATFLDPRYKKLPFLSAFERQQVENRVVEEAKGLLEKVKENTVKTEEQFFTVTEEPPVKKIVIGVTPPPTSTINNMLAEIFCQTGGVEDQEEWHAQVIEELSNFKSQKVLGLNEDPLKWWSDRHALFPVLPKVLQKYWCIVATRVFPERLFCSSANVVRAKRNRLAPAHVDEQIFLYENTRIFPLQNGNVAIVTGGTKGIGYHTVKHLARLGMHVIIAGNKKDDGRETAMKIKEEILNAKVEFLYCDLASMKSIHQFVQAFKAKNCPLHVLINNAAVMLVPERKTEDGFEEHFAVNYIGHFLLTNLLLETLKQSGTHSHNARIITLSSATHYVGELHLNDLHSSCLYSPHGAYAQSKLALVLFSYRLQHLLTEEGGHVTINVVDPGVVNTDLYQHVCWAVKAVKRITGWLLLKTPEEGASTSIYAAVSPELEGVGGCYLYNEQRTKSADVSYDEELQKRLWTESCRLVGIPDLVP
- the zbed1 gene encoding E3 SUMO-protein ligase ZBED1 isoform X1 → MSEESKDWDSGQEAMENKSSEVSPSDLKLVAHPRAKSKVWKYFGFDTNAEGCILQWKKIYCRICMAQIAYSGNTSNLSYHLEKNHPDEFCEFVKSNTEQMREAFATAFSKLKPESSQQVAQDNLIMKTCHSYENKKHQELTSGVVSLICEGLYPPSIVDEPTFKNLLRIADPRYELPCRKFFCTKAIPEKYSAVKDIVLKELTDILWCGISLDMWRSENQNRSYVTLTVHFLSCGSASCLAVNSRCLKTFEVPEENTGETITRVLYEVFIEWGINTKVFGATTDYGKDIVKACSLLDIPVQMPCLGQTFNKGIQQAFQLPKLSGVLCRCRKLVEYFQQSAVAMYMLGEKQKQHNTAHCMLVSDRVSWWGSTLAMLERLKEQQFVIAAVLVEDSNNHHLMLETSEWNTVEGLVDLLLPFKQVTEMMSSSKYPTISMVKPLLHMLLNTTLNIKENDLKEISMAKEVIAKELSTIYQHTPEIDMFLNVATFLDPRYKKLPFLSAFERQQVENRVVEEAKGLLEKVKENTVKTEEQFFTVTEEPPVKKIVIGVTPPPTSTINNMLAEIFCQTGGVEDQEEWHAQVIEELSNFKSQKVLGLNEDPLKWWSDRHALFPVLPKVLQKYWCIVATRVFPERLFCSSANVVRAKRNRLAPAHVDEQIFLYENTRSVSEAEPEEEDEGEWGLEQDHIINLSDTANVNSAFVNMRDSGFI